The region CACGCCGGCTTCGGCGCCAGCCCTCGTCCCCTGGGCGTCGCGGGCCAGGTCATCCCCTGGAACTTCCCCCTCCTGATGCTGGCGTGGAAGATCGCCCCGGCGCTGGCGACCGGCAACACGGTCGTCCTCAAGCCCGCCGAGACGACCCCCCTGTCCGCCCTGTTCTTCGCGGACATCTGCCGCCAGGCGGGCCTGCCCAAGGGCGTCGTCAACATCCTTCCGGGATACGGCGACACGGGCGCCGCGCTCGTCGAGCACCCCGACGTGAACAAGGTGGCCTTCACCGGCTCCACCGCCGTCGGCAAGGCGATCGCCCGCCAGGTCGCGGGCACGGACAAGAAGGTCACCCTCGAACTCGGCGGCAAGGGCGCGAACATCGTCTTCGACGACGCCCCCATCGACCAGGCCGTCGAGGGCGTCGTCACCGGCATCTTCTTCAACCAGGGCCAGGTCTGCTGCGCGGGCTCCCGTCTCCTCGTCCAGGAGTCGATCCAGGACGAGCTGCTGGACTCGCTCAAGCGCCGCCTGTCCACCCTCCGCCTGGGCGACCCCCTGGACAAGAACACGGACATCGGCGCGATCAACTCCGCCGAGCAGCTGTCCCGTATCACCTCGCTCGTCGAGCAGGGCGAGGCCCAGGGCGCCGAGCGCTGGTCCCCGGCCTGTGAACTCCCCTCCTCCGGCTACTGGTTCGCCCCGACGCTCTTCACGAACGTCACCCAGGCGCACACCATCGCGCGCGACGAGATCTTCGGCCCGGTCCTGTCCGTCCTCACGTTCCGGACCCCCGACGAAGCCGTAGCCAAGGCCAACAACTCCCAGTACGGCCTCTCCGCCGGCATCTGGACCGAGAAGGGCTCCCGGATCCTCGCCGTCGCGAGCAAGCTGCGCGCGGGCGTCATCTGGGCCAACACGTTCAACAAGTTCGACCCGACCTCGCCGTTCGGCGGTTACAAGGAGTCGGGCTTCGGCCGCGAGGGCGGTCGCCACGGCCTGGAGGCGTACCTCGATGTCTGAGAAGACCGACAAGACCGAGCAGCAGCGACTGAGCGTCTTCAAGACCTACAAGCTGTACGTGGGCGGGAAGTTCCCGCGTTCCGAGAGCGGCCGGGTGTACGAGGTGACGGACTCCAAGGGCAAGTGGCTGGCCAACGCGCCCCTCTCCTCCCGCAAGGACGCCCGTGACGCGGTGGTCGCCGCCCGCAAGGCGTTCGGCGGCTGGTCCGGCGCGACGGCGTACAACCGCGGTCAGATCCTCTACCGCGTCGCCGAGATGCTGGAGGGCCGCAAGGACCAGTTCGTCCGTGAAGTCGCGGACGCGGAGGGCCTGTCGAAGTCCAAGGCTGCCGCGGTCGTCGACGCGGCGATCGACCGCTGGGTCTGGTACGCGGGCTGGACCGACAAGATCGCCCAGGTCGTGGGCGGCGGCAACCCGGTCGCGGGCCCCTTCTTCAACCTCTCGACCCCGGAGCCGACGGGCGTCGTCACCGTCCTCGCCCCCCAGGAGTCGTCCTTCCTGGGCCTGGTCTCGGTGATCGCCCCGGTGATCGCGACCGGCAACACGGTGATCGTGATCGCGAGCGAGAAGTCCCCGCTCCCGGCGCTGTCGCTGGGCGAGGTGCTGGCCACGTCCGACCTGCCGGGCGGCGTCGTCAACGTCCTCTCCGGCAAGACGGCGGAGATCGCCGCTCCCCTCGCCGCGCACCAGGACGTCAACGCGATCGACCTCGCCGGCGCGGACGCCGTACTGGCGAAGGAACTGGAGATCGCCGCGGCCGACAACCTGAAGCGGGTCGTCCGTCCACAGCCTGTGGATTATTCGCAGACGCCCGGCATCGAGCGCCTGACGGCCTTCCTGGAAACGAAGACGGTCTGGCACCCGACGGGCGCGCTCGGCGCATCCGGCTCGTCCTACTGAGGTTCCCCGCGCCCCGTCCAGGGGCGCGGGAGAGCTCACTCACACACCCCCCAGCAACCCCAACGCCTGCCCCACCACCGGCACGCTCCCCAGCGACGGCGCCTGCGCCAGCGGCCCCGTCAGGGCCTGCGAGGTCAGCGGCTTGAAGTCCGCGAGCTGGGTGCCCACCCCGTTGTCGAGCGGGTCGACCCCCGTGCCGGCGAGCGGGTTGGGCTTGAGGCCCGCGACCGGACCGGTGACATGTCCCACCGTGCCGGTCAGGGCCCCCAGGCCCGCCTGCGGGTCGAGGTTGCCCAGCGAGGTGGGCTGGGTGCGCATCAGATCCACGGCGGGGGCCGCGTCCGCGACGGCCGGACTCGCGGCGGCGGCCGCACCGGCGGCGACCACCCCGAACGCGACGGCGATGCGCGCGGTGGTGCGGGCCAGGGGGGTCTGCTGGTGTGCGTGTCGCGCCATCGGATGTCCTCTTCGGTGAACGTAACGAATGCGAGCGGAGAGCAACGGGATTCGCACGCAGAGTAGTTGACCCGGATGCCGTTCCGGGCGGCGATGGCGGCGGATTCCCCTGTCCGGGTCAACACACATACGGACGTAACCCAGATAATCCTTCGGGATAATGTTCCGGAGGCCTGCCGAAGCGCGGCGTGGCCCGGCCGAGTCACAGAAGGTACAGAGAATTGGGTTCCCATCCTCCGATACCCACCCGCGTGGTGCTGCTCTGCGGCCCCTCCGGCTCTGGAAAGTCCCTTCTCGCGGCCGACTCCGGGCTTCCCGTGCTCCGCCTCGACGACTTCTACAAAGAGGGCACCGACCCGACGCTTCCCCAGGTCGAGGGCAGCTCCGACATCGACTGGGACCATCCGCAGTCGTGGGACGCGGACATCGCGGTCGCGGCGATCGAGGAGCTGTGCCGTACGGGACGTACGACCGTTCCCGTCTACGACATCTCGCTGAGCGCCCGTACCGGCGCGGAGGCCCTGCACATCGGCCGGACCCCGCTGTTCATCGCGGAGGGCATCTTCGCCGCCGAGATCGTCGAGCGCTGCCGGGAACTGGGGATGCTGGCCGACGCGCTGTGTCTGTCCCGCGGCCCGCTGACCACGTTCCGCCGCCGCTTCCTGCGGGATCTGCGGGAGGGCCGCAAGTCGGTCCCGTTCCTGCTGCGCCGCGGCTGGCGCCTGATGCGCGCCGAACGTTCGATCGTGGCCCGGCAGAGCGCGCTGGGCGCCCACCCCTGCGACAAGGCCGAGGCCCTGGGCCGACTGACCGCGGCGGCCGCCGGACGCTGCACGACACCGGCGTAGTACGGGCCCCTTCACGGAAACACGCAAAGAGACCAGACACGAAAAGAGGCCCAGGCGGACCCCCCGTCCGCCCGGACCTTTTCTCGTTTCCCCCGTGCTCCGCAGGGGTCCCCCGACCCCGTTGGTTTCTTTCCCCCGGTACCGCTCCCCCGTACCAACCGGTACAACCGGCTACCTGCTTCCCCCCACAGACCTTCAGGCGACGAGCTCCCCGAAGGACTCCTCCTCGTCACGGCCGAAGCTGAGGACCTCGTCCTCGCGCATCCGGCGCAGCGACCGCCAGATGCTCGACTTCACCGTGCCGACACTGATGTCGAGGATCTCCGCGATCTCCGGGTCCGTGCGGCCCTCGTAGTAACGGAGGACCAGCATGGTGCGCTGGAGTTCGGGCAGCCGGGCCAGCGCCTGCCACAGCACGGCGCGCAGCTCGGTGCCGCGCATCGCGTCCGTGTCACCGGCGGTCTCCGGCAGTTCCTCGGTCGGGTACTCGTTCAGCTTGCGGCGACGCCACGCGCTGATGTGCAGATTGGTCATGGTGCGGCGGAGGTAGCCCCCCACCGCGGCCTTGTCACTGATCCGGTCCCAGGCCCGATACGTCGAGAACAGCGCGCTCTGCAGCAGGTCCTCGGCCTCGAAGCGGTCCCCGGTCAGGTGGTAGGCGGTTGCGTACAGGGAGGCTCGGCGCTCCTGGACGTAGGCGGTGAACTCCGCCTCCGACACCGAGCGACGTTCCCCCGTGACCTCCCTGTACGCGGCTCCCCCGTGAGCTCCCCCGTTACCGCCGCTCTCCCCCGTGAAGGCGTCAACCACCGTCATGTACGTGGTGTGCTGACGCCCGGTGCCGCGAGCGCACCCCCGCCCGCTCACGGCACCGGACTTCTCCGAACCCCTGACGTCGTGGAGCCGCGTGACAACTGCGCTAGTGCTGGTGCTGTGCAGCGTGTTCATCTCGCGCCCCCCGTCGTGGAGTTCCGGTTCTTCGGTTCGTTCCGTCGTGCTGTGTTGCGGTCTTGCCGTCTTGCTCTCTTGCTTGTGTCGAAAAGCTTGCCCAGGCCACTTCATGGCCGTGTCCGCCGACTGTCACAGACCTGTCACAGGGCCCCTCCCCAGGCGCGTCACGGCACGATCACAGCGAGGTCACAGAGGAGAGCGGTACGCCTCCGCGGACGCCCTTCGGAGGCCCCCTTCTGTGCGGGAGATGGATGGGAGCGCTCCAACTGTCGAAAGAGTCCCTCGCCATGGGCCAGAATGACGTTCGTGCCTTCCCTGTTGCTGATCGAGGACGACGACGCCATCCGTACGGCCCTGGAGCTCTCTTTGACGCGCCAGGGACACCGGGTGGCCACCGCTGCCACCGGCGAGGACGGTCTGAAACTGTTGCGTGAGCAGCGGCCGGATCTGATCGTGCTGGACGTGATGCTGCCCGGCATCGACGGGTTCGAGGTGTGCCGGCGCATCCGGCGCACGGACCAGCTGCCGATCATTCTGCTGACCGCGCGCAGCGACGACATCGACGTCGTGGTCGGGCTCGAGTCCGGCGCCGACGACTATGTCGTCAAGCCCGTGCAGGGGCGGGTACTCGACGCCCGTATCAGGGCCGTGCTGCGGCGCGGGGAGCGCGAGGCCAACGACTCGGCGACGTTCGGTTCCCTCGTCATCGACCGGGCGGCCATGACGGTCACCAAGAACGGCGAGGATCTGCAGCTGACGCCCACCGAGCTGCGGCTGCTCCTGGAGCTGAGCCGCCGGCCCGGACAGGCGCTGTCCCGCCAGCAGTTGCTGCGACTGGTGTGGGAGCACGACTACCTGGGCGACTCGCGGCTGGTGGACGCGTGTGTCCAGCGGCTGCGCGCGAAGATCGAGGACGTTCCGTCCTCGCCCACCCTGATCCGTACGGTCCGCGGAGTCGGCTACCGACTGGATACTCCTCAGTGACCCCACCGCACGACGAGCTCCGCGGCTGGGCCGCGGCGCGCAGGGCGATCCTGGCGGGACTGCGCTTCACGAGCCTGCGACTGCGGCTGGTCGTGGTGTTCGGACTCGTCGCGCTCACGGCCGCCGTGTCGGCGTCGGGCATCGCGTACTGGCTCAACCGCGAGGCGGTGCTGACGCGTACGCAGGACGCGGTGCTGCGCGACTTCCAGCAGGAGATGCGCAACCACGCGAGCATGCTGCCGGTGCACCCGGCGCAGGACGAACTGCAGCGCACGGCGGGCCAGATGGCCAACAGCAGCCAGCGCTTCAGCGTGCTCCTCGTCGCCCAGGACGGCAACGGCAAGACGGTCATCGGGAACTCCGCGCTGGACACCTTCACACTGAACGACGTACCCAAGTCCCTCCAGAAGGCCGTGAACAAGGAGCAGCCGCTCTCCTCGAACAACAAGTCGACCTACCACCTGTACTGGCAGCGCATCACCGACCACGACAAGCCGTACCTGGTCGGCGGCGCGAAGGTGATCGGCGGGACGACGACCGGCTACATGCTCAAGTCCCTGGAGCCCGAGGCCAAGGACCTCAACTCGCTGGCCTGGTCACTGGGCATCGCGACCGGCCTGGCCCTGATCGGCTCGGCGCTGCTCGCCCAGGCCGCCGCGACGACGGTCCTCAAGCCGGTGCACCGCCTCGGCATCGCGGCCCGCCGCCTGGGCGAGGGCAAGCTCGACACCCGGCTGCGCGTCTCGGGTACGGACGAGCTCGCGGACCTCTCCCGTACGTTCAACCACACCGCTGAGTCCCTCGAAAAGCGCGTGGACGACATGAGCGCCCGCGAAGAGGCGTCCCGCCGCTTCGTGGCGGACATGTCCCACGAACTCCGTACGCCGCTCACCGCGATCACCGCCGTGACGGAGATCCTGGAAGAGGAACTCGACGCGGAGACCGGCAGCGTCGACCCGATGATCGAACCGGCCGTCCGGCTGGTCGTCAGCGAGACCCGCCGCCTGAACGACCTCGTCGAGAACCTCATGGAGGTCACCCGCTTCGACGCGGGCACCGCCCGGCTGGTCCTCGACGACGTGGACATCGCCGACCAGATCACCGCGTGCATAGACGCACGCGCCTGGCTGGACGCCGTCGACCTGGACGCCGAGCGCGGCATCATGGCGCGCCTCGACCCGCGCCGCCTGGACGTGATCCTCGCGAACCTCATCGGCAACGCGCTCAAGCACGGCGGCAGCCCGGTCCGTGTCTCGGTCCGCGAAGAGGCCGACGACCTTCTCATCGAGGTCCAGGACCACGGGCCAGGCATCCCCGAGGACGTCCTCCCGCACGTCTTCGACCGCTTCTACAAGGCGAGCGCCTCCCGCCCCCGCTCCGAGGGCAGCGGTCTGGGCCTGTCCATCGCCCTGGAGAACGCGCACATCCACGGCGGCGAGATCACCGCGGCCAACGCGCCCAAGGGGGGCGCCGTCTTCACGCTCCGCCTCCCACAGGACGCGTCGGAGCTGCTCGCCGACGACGAGCGCGAGCGCGGAAGGAACGGGAACGGTACGGAGGGCAGCGCCGGATGACGACCTTGGTACGAGGCCGAGAGGGGCGCCGACGGACGCCTCTCGCCTCCCTTTCCCTCCTCTCCCTCCCCCTCCTCACCGTCCTGCTCGCGGGCTGCGGTATCCGCTCCACCCAGGTCCCGACGGACTTCGGCCCGGCGCCGTCCCGGGTCCCGTGCGCGCTGTCCGGCCCGGACATCACCACCCAGACCTCCCGTGGCATCCCGGTCCAGGTCTTCCTGATCTGCTCCGGGCAACTGGTGACGGTCGACCGGTCCGTGCGGATTCCCGACGGTACGGCGGAGGGGGCGCGGCGGGTTCTGGTGGCGCAGGGGCTCCTCGACGAGCTCGCCGAGACGCCCTCCACGCCCGAGCAGCAGGCCGGCTACACGACCGACGTGCGGGGCGGGATGACGGTGAGCGGGCCTCGGCCCAAGGACCCCGAGGACGCGCTCCGCCTCAGCACCCCGCCCCAGAACCTGACCTCCGCCGCCCTCGCCCAGATCATCTGCACCTTCTCCGACTCCGCCGCCGCGCAGGACGACGGTTCGGTCATCCTCGGCGGCCCCGACACCACCCCACTGCGCAGCTACGAGTGCCCCACCGACGTCCGCGCCAACCCCACCACCAAGTCCCCGCCGTCCAGGCCGATCTCCGGCGCGTAATCGTTCGCGCAACTGTTTCCTCGTCCTCAAACGCCGGACGGGCTGAAGACGCCGGCCGGAGTGCGGGCTTTCAGGGGCGCGGGGAACTGCGCGGTCAACCCCCACCGGCCGGCAGCCGAACACATACGCGCGGCCGCGGATCCGGGGCGAAGCCCCGGCCTCAGGGGCGCGGGGAACTGCGCGACCCGCCCCCACCGGCCCGCGGACGCCGAACCGTGCCCGCTCCGCACCGTACGTGTGGCGCATCCCTCACCCCTCAGACCCAAGCTCACCGACAACCCGGAACCGATCCTGCCGACCCCCGCGTCTTGGGAGGCGTGCAACGTCAAGGCGAAGGCGGCGGCAGCGCCGTGACCCGCGTCCGTGCGACAGGAGCTCTCCTCCTCGTCGCACATCTCGCGCTCGTCGCCTGGCTCACCCTGCGTCCCCTGGACGTCCCCTGGGTGAGCCCCGCCAATCTCCGCCCGTTCGCCGGCATCAGGGCCGACCTCGCGCTGGGCCCGGCGGAAGCCGCCCGCCGGATAGGTCAGGGCCTCGGCCTGCTCGCCCCGCTCGGCGTCCTGCTCCCCATGGCCGGCGGCAAGCTGACGGCATCCCCGCTCGGCTCCCTCGTCCGCACGGTCGCCGCCGGCGCCCTGATCTCGCTGGGCATCGAACTGCTGCAGACCGGCGTACCCGGCCAGGTCGTGGACGTCGACTCCCTGCTGCTCAACACGGTCGGCGTCGCCCTGGCCCATCTCGCGATCGTGCCGGCCGCCAGGGTCAGGCTCCGCCGCCGGGCCGAGACCCGGCGCCGCGCGGCCCTCCCCCGGGAGGACATGGCTCAGGGTCGGACCCCGACGATTCCCAGGGTCGGCATCGCCCCGTAGAGCGACGCTTCGCCCGCTTCGTCACCGTAGCGTTGAAGACATCGAAGAAGACCTCGATGCGCCGACATCCCGGCGTCCAGCCACGGTTCACGAAGGAGCCCTCATGACCGCCCTTGCCCGCCCCACCAACGGCCGCATGATCGGCGGAGTGTGCGCAGCGCTGGCGCGGCGCTTCGGTACCTCCGCGACCACGATGCGCGTGATCTTCGTTCTCTCCTGCCTGCTCCCGGGCCCGCAGTTCCTGCTCTACATAGCGCTGTGGATCCTGTTCCCCTCCGAGGACAAGGCCCGCACGGCCTGGTGACCCCCAGCCGCTCCGACGGCACGACACGCCAGTGGGGCGCACCCCAATCAGGGTGCGCCCCACCGGCGTTCGTACAGGCGAAAGGCCGAAACAAGCGGAAGGCGTCAGCCGAGCGGCAGCCCGTTCACCGGCAGACCGTGCGTCGGCAGGCCCTGCAGCGGCAGCCCCCCGAGCAGCCCGGCCACCGGCGCCGCCGGCCCGTCGGCAAGGACCTTCGCGATGGCGGGCTGGGCCGCGGCCACCCCCGCGCCGAGCGCGCCCTGCCCGTGGGTGAGCGCCTCTCCCGCACCCGGGAGCGCCGCCGCGGCGTTCTGCGCGGGCAGCGTCTGGGTGACGGTACCCAGCGCCTGGGAGGCGTCCGGCACGGCCGGGGCGGCGTTCGCGGCGCCCGCGCCGACGGCGGCGAATGCGGCACCGAGAGCGGCGACACCGAGGGTCTTGGCAGCAGACTGCTTCATATTGAATGCGTCCTTGGATCCGTGTGACGGGGATGTGAGCGGTCCAAAAACGTAAACACGCAGAGCCACCCTCCGCAAACATCAAAAAGCAGCCGAGTCATGGAGAACAAGTGAAGACCCGGCTGCTTTTCGCTCCTTCGATCAGCCCCGTTCCTCCAAGGAACCACTGGTGGAGGCGGTCTGCTGGAACAGCCATTCGGATT is a window of Streptomyces mirabilis DNA encoding:
- a CDS encoding ATP-binding protein, whose protein sequence is MKQSAAKTLGVAALGAAFAAVGAGAANAAPAVPDASQALGTVTQTLPAQNAAAALPGAGEALTHGQGALGAGVAAAQPAIAKVLADGPAAPVAGLLGGLPLQGLPTHGLPVNGLPLG
- a CDS encoding ATP-binding protein yields the protein MCPAAAREDRGRSVLAHPDPYGPRSRLPTGYSSVTPPHDELRGWAAARRAILAGLRFTSLRLRLVVVFGLVALTAAVSASGIAYWLNREAVLTRTQDAVLRDFQQEMRNHASMLPVHPAQDELQRTAGQMANSSQRFSVLLVAQDGNGKTVIGNSALDTFTLNDVPKSLQKAVNKEQPLSSNNKSTYHLYWQRITDHDKPYLVGGAKVIGGTTTGYMLKSLEPEAKDLNSLAWSLGIATGLALIGSALLAQAAATTVLKPVHRLGIAARRLGEGKLDTRLRVSGTDELADLSRTFNHTAESLEKRVDDMSAREEASRRFVADMSHELRTPLTAITAVTEILEEELDAETGSVDPMIEPAVRLVVSETRRLNDLVENLMEVTRFDAGTARLVLDDVDIADQITACIDARAWLDAVDLDAERGIMARLDPRRLDVILANLIGNALKHGGSPVRVSVREEADDLLIEVQDHGPGIPEDVLPHVFDRFYKASASRPRSEGSGLGLSIALENAHIHGGEITAANAPKGGAVFTLRLPQDASELLADDERERGRNGNGTEGSAG
- a CDS encoding VanZ family protein, producing MQRQGEGGGSAVTRVRATGALLLVAHLALVAWLTLRPLDVPWVSPANLRPFAGIRADLALGPAEAARRIGQGLGLLAPLGVLLPMAGGKLTASPLGSLVRTVAAGALISLGIELLQTGVPGQVVDVDSLLLNTVGVALAHLAIVPAARVRLRRRAETRRRAALPREDMAQGRTPTIPRVGIAP
- a CDS encoding SigE family RNA polymerase sigma factor, with product MNTLHSTSTSAVVTRLHDVRGSEKSGAVSGRGCARGTGRQHTTYMTVVDAFTGESGGNGGAHGGAAYREVTGERRSVSEAEFTAYVQERRASLYATAYHLTGDRFEAEDLLQSALFSTYRAWDRISDKAAVGGYLRRTMTNLHISAWRRRKLNEYPTEELPETAGDTDAMRGTELRAVLWQALARLPELQRTMLVLRYYEGRTDPEIAEILDISVGTVKSSIWRSLRRMREDEVLSFGRDEEESFGELVA
- a CDS encoding aldehyde dehydrogenase family protein → MSEKTDKTEQQRLSVFKTYKLYVGGKFPRSESGRVYEVTDSKGKWLANAPLSSRKDARDAVVAARKAFGGWSGATAYNRGQILYRVAEMLEGRKDQFVREVADAEGLSKSKAAAVVDAAIDRWVWYAGWTDKIAQVVGGGNPVAGPFFNLSTPEPTGVVTVLAPQESSFLGLVSVIAPVIATGNTVIVIASEKSPLPALSLGEVLATSDLPGGVVNVLSGKTAEIAAPLAAHQDVNAIDLAGADAVLAKELEIAAADNLKRVVRPQPVDYSQTPGIERLTAFLETKTVWHPTGALGASGSSY
- a CDS encoding uridine kinase family protein; this translates as MGSHPPIPTRVVLLCGPSGSGKSLLAADSGLPVLRLDDFYKEGTDPTLPQVEGSSDIDWDHPQSWDADIAVAAIEELCRTGRTTVPVYDISLSARTGAEALHIGRTPLFIAEGIFAAEIVERCRELGMLADALCLSRGPLTTFRRRFLRDLREGRKSVPFLLRRGWRLMRAERSIVARQSALGAHPCDKAEALGRLTAAAAGRCTTPA
- a CDS encoding aldehyde dehydrogenase family protein, with the translated sequence MASASAFEYAPAPESRSVVDIAPSYGLFIDGEFTEAADGKVFKTVSPSTEEVLSEVAQAGAEDVDRAVKAARRAFEKWSALPGSERAKYLFRIARIIQERSRELAVLETLDNGKPIKETRDADLPLVAAHFFYYAGWADKLDHAGFGASPRPLGVAGQVIPWNFPLLMLAWKIAPALATGNTVVLKPAETTPLSALFFADICRQAGLPKGVVNILPGYGDTGAALVEHPDVNKVAFTGSTAVGKAIARQVAGTDKKVTLELGGKGANIVFDDAPIDQAVEGVVTGIFFNQGQVCCAGSRLLVQESIQDELLDSLKRRLSTLRLGDPLDKNTDIGAINSAEQLSRITSLVEQGEAQGAERWSPACELPSSGYWFAPTLFTNVTQAHTIARDEIFGPVLSVLTFRTPDEAVAKANNSQYGLSAGIWTEKGSRILAVASKLRAGVIWANTFNKFDPTSPFGGYKESGFGREGGRHGLEAYLDV
- a CDS encoding PspC domain-containing protein; translation: MTALARPTNGRMIGGVCAALARRFGTSATTMRVIFVLSCLLPGPQFLLYIALWILFPSEDKARTAW
- the afsQ1 gene encoding two-component system response regulator AfsQ1, translated to MPSLLLIEDDDAIRTALELSLTRQGHRVATAATGEDGLKLLREQRPDLIVLDVMLPGIDGFEVCRRIRRTDQLPIILLTARSDDIDVVVGLESGADDYVVKPVQGRVLDARIRAVLRRGEREANDSATFGSLVIDRAAMTVTKNGEDLQLTPTELRLLLELSRRPGQALSRQQLLRLVWEHDYLGDSRLVDACVQRLRAKIEDVPSSPTLIRTVRGVGYRLDTPQ